The following are encoded in a window of Magnolia sinica isolate HGM2019 chromosome 11, MsV1, whole genome shotgun sequence genomic DNA:
- the LOC131219348 gene encoding uncharacterized protein LOC131219348, with amino-acid sequence MSFSYEFILCIAMVIRAHHSSANVNNKNGVSTFIEMGRICGSQHADTRRKYIDNLIYTQVIEEIKPTYEERNLLFPPEISSAVNEMCRQFEPKFLNIIEKLMIQNKKN; translated from the exons ATGTCTTTCTCAtatgaatttattttatgcataGCCATGGTTATAAGAGCACATCATTCATCAGCCAATGTTAATAACAAAAATGGTGTATCCACATTTATTGAGATGGGTAGAATCTGTGGTTCCCAACATGCTGACACACGTAGGAAATATATTGATAATCTCATCTACACTCAG GTTATTGAAGAAATAAAGCCTACGTATGAAGAGAGAAATCTACTATTTCCTCCT GAGATATCAAGTGCAGTCAACGAAATGTGCAGACAATTTGAACCTAAATTTTTGAACATTATAGAGAAGTTAATGATACAA AATAAGAAAAATTAA